atgcttaaattgataggctccactacaaatctattggaagttaccttccctataataagaagtgatggcaattacgaactaatcaccggctatcgcgcacaccacactagacacagattaccactcaaaggcggtgagttcaattatattattggctattatttttctagaaaagctggtatattcaaaaaatttctcagcGAATtatctagaatatatgcatgtagttgtatGTTTccagaaaatgttcttccttttcaaagCTTGAATatctgatgtctagcatgatatatataagtgactgatcatatccgttcctcttttgtaggcattcGTTtcgccatggacgtcgacgccgatgagatacgcgctttggcttatctgatggcgtttaagacggcttgcgtgaatgtaccgtttggtggttccaagggtggcatacgtatcgacccgaagaagtattcTGCACAAGAAttacaaacaattacgcgtcgctatacaatggagctattacgtcgcaatatgataggtccgggtatagatgtaccggcaccagatgtgaatactagccaacgcgagatgagttggttggtggatcaatatattaaaacttttggtaatttttttataatatagaaAACGTCTAGATAGAGAACTAAACTGTGTTAtgtgttcttctaggctataacgatgtaaaTGCTTTGGctatcacgactggtaagccagtagattTAGGCGGTATTAATGGTCGTACCGCCGCCACGGggcgtggtctatttaaggcggctgaatgttttattatggataaagattggatggatttattaggctggaagactggttggaaagataaaaccgtgatcgtacaagggtttggcaatgtcggttcctatgcatccgtttttgtagtagaagccggtgccaaactgatcggtgttcaagaactTGACGTGTCTcttgtaaatgagaatggcattgatccaaaggtatgtggtgtattgaaaataaatatgtccATTATAATACATTCCCtacatatacttaggacttaatggagtattatgcaaaacaTAAGAAATCAATTAAGGGTTATACCAAAGCCACTGAAAAACAGGGTAGTTTGTTGGgagaaaaatgcgatatactaatgccttgcgcTACACAAAAGGTTCTCACCGCCGAAAATGCCAATAGTGTACAAGcaaagatgattttagaaggcgctaatggtccttcgacacCAGCTGctgatgaaatattacgtaagaagaatgtactcattataccggatatgtattgcaatgctggcggtgtaacggtatcttactttgagtacttaaagaatatcaa
This portion of the Zeugodacus cucurbitae isolate PBARC_wt_2022May chromosome 3, idZeuCucr1.2, whole genome shotgun sequence genome encodes:
- the LOC105219584 gene encoding glutamate dehydrogenase, mitochondrial, whose translation is MSFLPGKLLRSSLSKTVLNWTGLGSMREKHVMPKHLEKIGKDKDPPFAHMVEYYYHSAAQLMEPMMIKELEKYPYMKKEQRERRVSAMLKLIGSTTNLLEVTFPIIRSDGNYELITGYRAHHTRHRLPLKGGIRFAMDVDADEIRALAYLMAFKTACVNVPFGGSKGGIRIDPKKYSAQELQTITRRYTMELLRRNMIGPGIDVPAPDVNTSQREMSWLVDQYIKTFGYNDVNALAITTGKPVDLGGINGRTAATGRGLFKAAECFIMDKDWMDLLGWKTGWKDKTVIVQGFGNVGSYASVFVVEAGAKLIGVQELDVSLVNENGIDPKDLMEYYAKHKKSIKGYTKATEKQGSLLGEKCDILMPCATQKVLTAENANSVQAKMILEGANGPSTPAADEILRKKNVLIIPDMYCNAGGVTVSYFEYLKNINHVSYGKMNVKREKAIINEIFNSINECEDKFKPNKKLQLIRDCTKEADIVDAGLQTVMETTAEGIKTVANEFALCNDLRTAAFIYSISKIFRALEVAGISQQ